The DNA region ACGCATAGCCCTCTGCAACACGCCACTCCGGGTAGTACGGCGGCGCGCACACCACCCGCACGTCATGGCCGCGGTTGGCCAGCAGCACGGCCATTTCCGCCGTGTACTTGCCCACCCCCGTCAGTTCAGGCGCATAGTTGATGCCGTAGATCAGTATCTTCATTGTGACTGCCAGAACGAGTTAGGGCGTCGTACGCGCGAAGTGACTGGGCGGGGGCCGGCCTAGTCGCTCAACATCAACGCGCAGCCGCGGGCGATATTGGCAGCCGCGGAAGGCGGATCGAACCGGCGAATCACATCCATGCACCGGCGCGCGGTGCCGCCCGCATCGGCGAACGCTTCCATTGCCTTGAGCATGGTGCGCTGCAGCCCGGCGACATCGCCCGCGGTAAACGCGTAGCCGCTCACCCCGTCGACCACCAGTTCCGGTACGCAGCCGCAACTCTCGCTGACCACCGCCGGGCAACCGTGCGCGAGCGCTTCGTTCACCACCAGTCCCCATGGTTCGCTGTAGCTCGGCAACACCATGCAGGTGGCGCCGTAATACTCCCGCGTAAGCGGCTCGTCCTGCAGACTGCCGACGAACGTCACCGCGTCGCCGAGTTCGAGCTCTGCCACCTTCGCATGCAGTGCTTCGCGCATCGGGCCGGTGCCGACTATGCGCAGCTTCGCGGCCGGAACCCGGCGCCGCAATCCGGCCAGCGCCTCGATCAGCGTGCCGATGCCTTTTTCTTCGGACAGACGTCCCACGAACAGAAACACGGGCGGATTACCGGCGCGCGCGGCGACCCGTTCGACCAGCGCCCGTTCCGGAGAGAACGAGCCCGGCAACGCTGCCGCCTGACACGGCACGAAAATCTTGTCGCGCTTTGCGCCGAGCGACAGCAGATACTCGCGGCTGCGCTCGCCGAAGCCGAAATAGCCGTCGCACAGCGAGAAAAATACCCGCTTCGGAATCGACGTGAGCAGCTTCTTGGGCCGGTCGCGCGCGGTCGAATCGCAGAACACCGCGCGCCGCTTGCCGGTCACGATGCAAGCCGCGAGCATCGCCCAGTATTCCGGGCGGTGATAGCCCGGCAGCACGATCAGGTCCGACTTGGTGCGCAAGACCTCCCACGTGAGCCGCACGATCAGCTTCATGGTCGGCACGTCTTCGTAGCAGCCGTCGAACAGCTTTTGCATCGGATAGCGGTGAAACGAATAGTCGACGTCGGAAAACCCGACGCGGTCGTGCTCCGTATCGGCGATCTGCACCATCGAATAGCGAATCGCTCCGGAAGCCGAAATGTTATGCAAGGCGGAAAACACGACACCCTTGTGGCGCGACCACACGACGTTGTGAAAGATCGTGACTGACGCTGTCATTTTTATGCCACTCCTCGAAAAATCGTCCTGCGTGCATGGCGCGTTCTGCGCACGCACAGCGTCCCCAGCTGTTCACTCCAAAGCCGCGCCGACGCGGCACCCCGCGCGCCTATGCCTCGACGGCGGCAGCGGGTGTCGAACCGGCATGGGATTCGACAAAGTTCCGATAGGTGGAAGCGATCCCCTCCTCCAGCCCGATCGTTGCGCGCCACCCCATTTGCGCGAGGCGGGAGACGTCGAGCAGCTTGCGCGGCGTGCCATCGGGTTTCGAGGCGTCGAACACGAGTTCACCATCGAAGCCGACCACCTTGCAGATGCATTCGGCCAGCTCGCGAATCGACAGGTCCTCGCCCACGCCGACATTGAACAGGCCTACCGTCACGTCGTGTTCGAGCACGAACAGCGTGGCCGCGGCCAGGTCGTCGACATGCAAAAACTCGCGGCGCGGCGTGCCCGAACCCCACACGGACAGCGTGGCGTCGCCGTTCAGCTTCGCTTCGTGCGCCTTGCGCAGAAGCGCCGGCAACACGTGGCTGCTATTCAGGTCGTAGTTGTCGTTCGGGCCGTACAGATTGGTCGGCATCAACGCGACGTACTGCGTGTTGTACTCGCGGTTATAGGCTTCGCACAGCTTGACGCCGGCAATCTTCGCGATCGCATAGGCGTCGTTGGTCGGTTCCAGCGGCGAGCTCAGCAGATACTCCTCGCGGATGGGCTGCGGGCATTGCTTCGGATAAATGCACGACGAACCGAAGAACACCAGCCGCTCGACCTTGGCGCGATACGCCGCGTGAATCACGTTGGTTTCGATCACCAGATTTTCATAAATGAACTCACCCGGCCGCGTCGCGTTCGCGAGAATGCCGCCCACGCGCGCCGCCGCGAGTAGCACCACGTCGATCTGTTCGCTTTCGAAGAAACGGTTCACGGCCGCCTGATCCGTGAGGTCGAGCTCCCGGCGCGAGCGGGTGATCACGTTCGGATACCCCTCGGCGGCAAGACGCCTGACCAGCGCGGAGCCGACCATGCCACGGTGTCCCGCGACGAAAATACGTGCTTGTTTGTTCATCGCAAGTTACTCGTGATGTTCCAGCGCCGTGAATCCGGCCAGCGTGACGAGCGCGTCACGTCGTGCAATCTGATAGTCCGAGCGCACCATTTCCTTGACCAGCGAGGCGAACGAGGTGGTCGGCTGCCAGCCGAGCTTCGCATGCGCCTTCGACGGATCGCCGAGCAGCGTCTCGACCTCGGCGGGCCGGAAGTAGCGCGGATCGACGCGCACGATCACGTCGCCCGGCGACATCTTGATCTCGCGCCCTTCCACCTTCTCGACAATGCCGATTTCCTCCACGCCGCTGCCTTCGAAGCGCACGGTGACGCCGAGCTCGGCGGCCGCGTGCTGCACGAACTGCCGCACGCTGTACTGCACGCCGGTGGCGATCACGTAATCCTCCGGCTGCTCCTGCTGGAGCATGCGCCATTGCATCTCGACGTAATCGCGCGCATGGCCCCAATCGCGCAGCGCCGACAGATTGCCGAGATACAAGGTCTTCTGCATGCCCACCGCGATCCGCGCGACGGCGCGCGTGATCTTGCGCGTCACGAACGTCTCGCCGCGCACCGGCGATTCGTGGTTGAACAGAATCCCGTTGCACGCATAGAGACCGTAAGCCTCGCGATAATTGACCGTGGTCCAGTACGCGAACAGCTTGGCGACCGCGTACGGGCTGCGCGGATAGAACGGCGTGGTCTCCGACTGCGGCACCTGTTGCACGAGGCCGTACAGCTCCGAGGTCGAGGCCTGATAGAAGCGGGTCTTTTCCTGCAGCCCGAGAATCCGGATCGCTTCGAGAATCCGCAACGCGCCGAGGCCGTCCGCGTTGGCGGTGTATTCGGGCTCCTCGAACGACACCGCGACGTGGCTCTGCGCGGCGAGGTTGTAGATCTCGTCGGGCTCGACACGCTGGATCACGCGCAGAAGGCTGGTCGAGTCGGTCAGGTCCGCGTGATGCAGGAAGAGTCGCTGGTCCGGATCGTGAGGATCGCGGTACAGGTGATCGATCCGGTCCGTATTGAACAGGGATGACCTGCGTTTGATGCCGTGTACGTCGTAATCCTTGGCGAGCAACAACTCCGCCAGATACGATCCGTCCTGTCCTGTGATGCCGGTGATCAGCGCGACCTTACGTTTCATGGAGCATTCTCCTCGTTAACCTTTGCAATCCCAATGCCGCAACCCAGTTGAATCCTGTTGAACCGCCAGCTGCCAGCCGTCGTCTCAACCGGCAATACTGTCGTAGCCGTAGTAACCACCCTGATAGCCCGAGCCGAGGAACGCGCCTTCCTGCGGCACGTCGGTCAGCAGCACGCCTCTGAGCGGCACGCCGCCGTTGCGCAGCCGCTTGGCCGTCTCGACGACCTCGTTGAGCGGATGGCGGCCGTGGCGCACCACCAGCAGCGTCGTGCCCGCGTGCTTGCCGATCAGCGTCGAGTCGGTCACCGCCAGAACCGGCGGCGTATCGACGATCACGAGGTCGTAATGCGACTTCAGCTCTTCGAGCATCGTTTCGAAGCGCTTGCTCATCAGCAGTTCGGCCGGATGCGAGGGCAGCGTGCCCTTTGCGAGCACGTCGAGGCCCGGCAGCACGTCGCGCTGGATCATCGCGCTCAGATCGCCGCCGCTCAGCACGTCCGAGAGACCCGGCTGATGCGCGACACCGAAATGCGAGTGCACGTCGCCGCGCCGCATATCGCCGTCGATGATCAGCACGCGCTTGTTCGCCGACGCGACCAGCGCCGCCAGATTCACCGAGAGGAACGACTTGCCGGAATCGGGCCGCGAGCCGGTGATCATCACCACGTTGTTCTCGGCGTGATCGAGCGAGAGCTGCAGCGACGTGCGCAGATTGCGCACGCCTTCCACGGCGATGTCTTCCGGCGCCTGCTGCGCCAGCACATGCAGCCCGCGACGGCGCAGCATGACGTTCTCCTGCAGCTTCAGCTGGGTCTGGCTGCGCGGGACCACCGCGAACACCGGCACGCCGAGCATGCCTTCGAGTTCGTCAGGCCGCTCCACGCCGCCGTACATGGCGCGCTTGAAGAAGGTCAGCAGGATGCCGAGCACGAGGCCGCCGCCGAGCGCGATCAGGATCGCGATCACGCGCTTCGGCCGCACGGGTTCGTCAGGCGCTTCGGCGAAGTCGACCACGCGCACGCTGCCCACCTGCCCCGCCTTGGCCACGCGCAGCTGCTGCGCGCTGTTCAGCAGATTGGTGTACAGCTCCGTGTCGACGTGCACGTCGCGCAGCAGACGCAATGCCGTCTGCTCCGTATCCGGCATGACCGCCACGCTGCGGTTCATGTTCGCCGCCGCGCCTTGCAAGGCGGCGATCTGCGCGTCGAGCGCGGCCACTGCCGGGTGATTCGCCGTGAAGCGTTGCGACATCTCCGCGCGTTGCTGCTGCAGATCCATCAGCTTGGTCTTGTTATCGACGATCTGTTGCAGCAACAGGCGGCTTTCCTCACCCAGATCGACCGTGCCGTGCGTATTGCGGAACTTGTTGTAGCGTTGCTCGGCGTCGTCGAGTTCCTTGCGCAAGCCCGGCAGTTGCTGATCGAGGAAGGCCAGCATGTGCTCGGCTTCGGTCGAACGGCTTTCCACATCCTGACGCACGAATTCGCGCGCCATGCTGTTGACGATCGCCGCGGTCAGCGCGCTGTCGCCGCCTTCCAGGCTCGCACGGATCACGCCGGATTGCAGCGTGGTTTCCTGCACCACCAGCGCTTTCTGCAGGCGGTCCACCGTGCTCAAGGTCGAGGCGCGCGACAATTCGAAACGCGAGCCGGCGGGGCCGACCAGCTTGTCGACGCGCAGCGTGATCGGGCCGTCCGCGGTATCCGTTGCCACGGTTTCGCCCACTTTGCCCGACAGAATCGCGATACCGTTCTTGTCGCGCAACACGTACGAGCCGTCATTGCCGGACACCAGCGTGAAGGTCGTGTCGTACATTTCCTTCGACGTGTCGAACTGCGACACCGAAATGCTCTCGTCACCCCAGGCATAGCCGGACAGGTTGATGAACTGCGGCAACTTGAAGCCCCATTGCCCGTTCACCAACCCCGCGATCATTCCGCCGATGATCGGAAAATAGCGCGGTCCGGCCGTGATATCGAGGTGCAGTTTCTTGACGGTTTCTTCCGTGACGAGACGCGACTTGAGCAACTCGATCTCGGCCGCCGTCGAAGGCTTGGTGTCGAACATGCCGGTGAGCGGCGGCAAGGAATCCTTGCCGTTCGCATTGGCATTGGCCGTCTTGTCTTCGACGTGGAACAGAACGTCCGCGCGGTAAGTCGGCGGCGCGAGGAAAGCGTACGCGCACCCCAGCGCGAGCGCGATCAGCGTCACCATCACGATGGTGCGCCAGCCTCGCACGATCGTACGCAGATAGTCCGACAGATGAAGCTCGTCCGGTCCGGACACGTCGGTGTAGCGGTTTTCGAAGTTGATTGCCATTTTCTTCACCCAACAAAGCCCGGCGGTTCAAGATCACGTTGCACGGTGGTTATTTCGTGAGCACGACGCCCGTTACAGCCGCATTGATCGCCGGCAGCAGCAGGTTCAGCACACGGTTGAAGCGGACCAGCCCGCCTTGACCGACGTACACCACGTCCTTCGGCTGAAGCTCGAACTGGTTGGCGAGCACCATCGACACCGGCGAAGTCGCATCGAGGTGATAGACCTCGGGTTTTTCGCTTGTCGAGTTACGGATCACGAACAGTTGGCGTGCCGCGGCCGTGTTCGAGTCGAAGCTGCCGCTGTCGGAAATCGCTTGCGAAAGCGTCAGCGAACCGTTGCGCATCGGCAGGATGGTCGCCGGCTTGTTGACCTCGCCCATCACGTAGACACCGCTGTCTTCACGCGAGGCGACGCGCAGCACGTCGCCCGGTTGCAGGTAGATATCCGACGGATTGCGGCCGCGCTTGATCAGATCGTCGATGTTGAGCTGATAAGGCACGCCGTTGCGGAGCAACACCACGCGGCTGCGATCGGCATTCGCGCTGAGACCGCCGCTCAGGCTGATCGCGGTGGTCAGCGACATCGGAATGTCGTTGACCGACTGGGCACCGGGCGTGCGCACTTCGCCGTCGACATACACCTGCGCCGCGCGGAACGAGGCGACCCGCACCGTCACTTCCGGCTTCTGATACACCTTGCTCAGACGCCGCGACAGTTCCTTCTGGATCGAGGCGACATCCTTGCCGGCCACATGCACGGTGCCCGCGTACGGGAACTGCACATCGCCGTTTTCATCGATCAGGAAGCCAGGTGCGGCATCCGTCGTCTTCGAGTTCTGGGCCGGCTGACCGAGCGCGGCTGCGAGTTCGGGGTGATCCCACACGACGATCTGCAACACGTCGCCGGGGCCGACCTTATAAGCGGTGGGCTTGCCGAACAGCGCGACCATCTGCGGCGAGAGCGGCGCGGTGCTCTGCGCCTGATTCATCTTGCGCAGCAACGTCAGGTTGATGTCGGTGATCGGAATCTGTTGTTGCGTGTTCGCTTCGGTACTGTAATCACCGCCCGTGTCCTGAATTGCGGCAGGCGTAATCATCCGCTGGCCCGGTGCGATACCGCACCCGGAAAGCAGTGCTGCAGTAGCGAAAACCAGGAGACTTCCCGTGCGTAAACCAAGCGAGCTCATGATGTTTCCTCCTTGCGCCACGGCGTTTTCCTCAAGGGAGGTAGCGTCTGGCGTTTTGTTAACCACTTAGTAAGCGTTTCGATGCACCAGTCCGGCGACTATCGTCGCGCCGATAATCCGCATGTCGAGTGCGAACGACCAATGTCCCAGGTAATACAAGTCATGTTCCACCCGACGCTCCATCTTCTCGATGCGGTCGGTCTCGCCACGAAAGCCGTTGATCTGTGCCCACCCCGTGATCCCCGGTTTGATCCGGTAGCGATTGATATAGCCCGCGACCACTTTCTGATAGAGGTCGTCGTGCTCGAGTGCATGGGGACGCGGTCCAACGACCGACATGTCGCCACGCAACACGTTGAAGAATTGCGGCAATTCGTCGAGGCTCGTGCGGCGCAGGAACGCGCCCACCCTGGTGACGCGCGGATCGTTGCGCGTGGCCTGCCTGACGACGCCTTTCTGCTCGGTATGCAGACGCATCGAGCGGAATTTGTAGATCGTGAATACCCGGCCGTCCGCGCCTTTGCGTTTCTGTTTGAACAGAACCGGACCACGCGAGGACAGCTTCACCGCGATCGCGATCGCGAACATGACGGGTGCCAGAGCGATCAGCGCCGTCAAGGCGAACAGACGGTCGAAAATTTCCTTCTTCAGCATCGAATTGGCCGACAGCGGCGAAGCCACCAGATTGATTGCCGGCACACCGAGCAGATCGATCACGCCGCTGCCCTCGAAGAGCGCGAGGCTGCGCACGTCGGGCATGAAGCGGATATTCACCAGGTCGTCGCGGAACTCGCTGACCAGCGAGCAGATCAGCGGCTCCTCGGTGAGCGAGAGCATCAGCCATAGTTCGTGTACGTCATTGGTGCGCATATAGCCCGCCAGCGCGTCGACCGTGTCGAACACCGGCACACCCGGACTGGTGACGGGCGACACGTCCGGCCGGGCGTTGTACACGGCCGTGGCGCGAAAGCCGGTGGCCGGCGCGGCGCCGATCCGGCGAATGATGGCGTCGCACTGCGAGCCGCTGCCGACGATCGCCACCTGATGCAGATTCAGGCCGGCGCTGCGCGCGCGCGCCAGCACCGCGTGGGTCATCAGCCGGTAGGCGATCAGCAGGCCGCCGGTCACCGCCGTCCAGTATGAGAACCACAGGCGCGACACGAAGTCGATACGATGCAGCGAATACATCAGCACGAGGGCGCTGCCTTGCACCATCAGCCAGGCGAGCGAAACCTGGCCGGCCAGCGCCAGCTTGGAGCGGCCGCGCCATGATTCGTAGACGCCGAACGCCGGAAAGATGGCCAGCGCGAACGCTGCGGAAAACATCACGAGCGCCCAATAGAACCCGGATTGAGCGAGGTAATCAAAGCGGATCTGCGACGCCACCGCCGCCCCCACCAACACCAATGCAACATCGAAAACTCGCGCGAGCAAATCCTGAAACTTGCGCATTTTGGTCACCTCGTTCTTGCCGTTCTTGTCTGCAGTTTGAGTCCGGCGTGCTGTTTAGGAGCAGCGGCCGTAGTTGTCGTTGAACCTCACAATGTCGTCTTCACCAAGATAGGTACCTGACTGGATTTCGATGATTTCGAGCGGCACCTTGCCGGGGTTTTCGAGCCGGTGGCGGGTGCCGAGCGGAATGTAGGTCGATTCGTTTTCGCTCAACAGGAACTGCTCCTCGCCGCGCGTGACGAGTGCGGTGCCGCGCACGACGACCCAGTGTTCAGCGCGGTGGTGATGCAATTGCAACGACAGTTGCGCGCCGGGCGTCACGACGATGCGCTTGACCTGGAAGCGCTCGCCATGATCGATCGAATCGTAGAAACCCCAAGGGCGGCGCACCTTGCGATGCGCGTCGGCTTCAGGCGCGTGCTGCGCCTTGATGCGCGACACGAGACCCTTCACGTCCTGCACATGCGAGCGGTCGACTACCAGCACCGCGTCGGCGGTTTCGACCACCACCACGTTGGTGGTGCCGACACAGGCGACCAGCCGCCCTTCCGAATGCGCGTAGCTCGATACCGCGCCTTCGAACGTCACCCGGCCGCGCCCCGCGTTACCGTTGACGTCCTTCTCCATCGCGGCCCAGACAGCGTCCCAGGAACCGAGGTCCGACCAGCCGGCATCCAACCCGACCACGACGCCCGCCGGCGTCGCCGGCGCGCTGGCGGACTCGCCATCCGGCGCGTCCGGTTCGGCCGTCTCGGTCAGGCGCTCCATCACCGCGTAATCGATCGAATTCGCGGGCGAACTGAGGAACGCGTCGACCAATGGCCGGAAATACGCGCCGTCCTGGCGCCCCCCGGTGAAAGCGCGTTCGCAAGCCGAATGCATGTCCGGCTGCAGACGTTTCAACGTGTCGAGCCACACGCTGGCGCGGACGATGAAGATGCCGCTGTTCCACCAATACACGCCCGCGGCGACGTACTTCGCCGCGAGTTCTTCCGCGGGCTTTTCGACGAAACCGTCGATCGCGTGGCCGCCGCCCGCCAATTCCGCGCCGATGCGGATATAACCGAAGCCAGTATCGGGGCGCGTGGGCGGCACGCCCAGCGTCGCGATCGCGCCCTGCTCCGCGTACCGCGCCGCCAGTTCGAGCGCGGCCTGCAAGGCGGGCACATCGGCAATGGAATGATCCGCCGGCATGACGACGAGGATCGCGTCGCCACCGTCCGCGCACGCCAGCGAAGCCGCCAGCGTCAACGCGGGCGCCGTATCGCGTCGCGCCGGCTCGACAATAAGACGAGCGTCGACGCCATTTTCATGAAGTTGTTCGGCGATCACGAAGCGGTGTTCCTCGCCGCACACGATGATCGGCGCCGCATCCACTTTCCAGCCGGCGGGAAACGCGTCCATGCGGCGCGCGGTGGCCTGCAGAAGCGAGTCGGAGCCGACTACGTCGATCAGTTGCTTCGGAAAGTTTTCGCGCGACACCGGCCACAGCCGCGTGCCTGAACCGCCCGCGAGAATGACCGGGACGATGCGCGCGCAGCGCCCGTGCGCCGCCGCGGCTCCCGCACTGTCGGGATTGATCGACACGGCGCTCACAGCTCCCTGAGTCAACATATTCGCATTCCTTATAATCTTCAAAGATCGGCGGAAATTCGGACCGGATGCCGCGTTGCCACACGGCCCTCCGGGCTGGCTCCGTCGCGCTATTCGCCGACCAGTCGGCGGCTTTGAATCCGAAATTCGGTGGGCGAAATTCTCATTCGCTTGCGAAACACCTTCGCGAGACGATCGCCATTGCCCATGCCGGTACGCCGCGCGATCTTGTCGACCGGCAACTCGGATTCGGTCAACAGGCTGCAGGTCACCGCAAGGCGCTCATGCAACAGGAAACTCGAGGGCGTAATGCCCATTTCCATCTTGAAGCGGCGCAGAAAGTTGCGCTCGCTCATCGCGGCAAACTGCGCCGCATCGGCAATCGAAATAGCCTGCTGGCAGTTCTCCTGCAGCCAGCGCGCGGCCGCGCGGACCTTGTCGCCGGGGCTCAGACCACCGTCCTCACCGAGCAGGGGCGCGAGATTCGAGCACGAATCGGCCAGCAGGCGCTCGGCCACCGTACGCGCCGTGGCGCTGCCGAGATCGCGCTTGATCATGGCGAGCGCGCTGCGCATCGATTCGAGGCGATCGCCCGCGTCGGCGCCCTGTTCCGGCTGGCGCGCCTGCATGGGTTGCCCGTTCAGGTCCGCGCCGTCCTTGCTGTCCTTGCTGTCCGGCACGTAGGCTGCATCGAGCAGCGCGCGGCCCTCCGCGATCGGCCGGATCATGCCGGTGTTGCGGCGCACACGGCGCAGCCAGGCTATCAGCCGCTCGTCGCTCGCGGCGGCGAATGCGCCCTTGCCGCCCGCCACGTACAACGCATCGAAACCACCGTAATGCCGCGCATCGAGTCCATCCGTCCAGACACGCAGCGCGGACGATGAAGTCACCATGCCGCCATCGGCCGACAGGAAGGAAACGTCGTATAACCAGCCGCCCGAGCCGGACGAAGCCATTTCGTTCGCAGCCTGAAACACTTCGGCAACGACCCCGGCTCCCTGCAGCGAGCAGTCGTTGAACATCAGTATCGCGATGCGACGCATACCCTTGTTCGGAGCGTGCACCCAGCGCAGCATTGCAGACTCGAGACTCGCGCAGGTCATAGTCATCCTCTCACCAGAAAACGGATCTAACTTTTTCACCTTCGGACGGCTGCAGAGAGGCTTTCTCTGTGCAGCGCATCATGGTCACCGCCAATCAAGCATTTAGCCGCCATGACGGAAAGCGCGTACATGTTGGCGTTTGGACGGGGTGACCGGCCAGGGATTTTCGGAACTCCCCCGCTGCCGCTATCTTTTTCAACGAGTTAATTGCCGATTCCACATATGAATGAATTGGCATTCTGCGAATGTTAATGCAAATAAAACCGCGATTTCGTTCGGCACCGCACACACGGCGACTACTCGAAAAAGGCCGAGTTACAATTTGAACCATCCGTTGCCGAACCGATTTGAAGTGACTTTTTCCCGCCACGACGTCAGAATGAGCGCAGCCGGCTTCGCTATACCGGCGTCTGCTCTGCGGGGGACGCCAGACGGCCTATCTTCTGACGATAAATCTTCGGAGTGGCAATAAGTAAAACGAACATCCAATATAAGCACTTGAAGCCGCGACAAAATTATTTAATTTGTTGTTATTGGATCGCACGAATATAAACGCGGCGATTAATGTTTCAAACGTGAAACACGGGAATAAGACAACTTTAGACCGCGCGGCAATAGGCGGGCCAGTGGCGGAATCTGTCGAGTACGAGACGGGTTATTTCCGCCAGTGCCTTGCGGAAATACACTATGCGGTTTCCGCAACACATTGCCTCAAAAGGAATGGCGAGGCGGGTCTGACCTGGTGAACTAGTTCATGGACGACGCGTCTGTCGTCTGGGGGTGGTACAGCGAACGGCACGGGGAACACATGTCGAATGTACGCGAACAGCGCGCGCCGCGAAAGCGCGACGGCGGTTCTTCCGCCGGGATTCAA from Paraburkholderia aromaticivorans includes:
- a CDS encoding helix-turn-helix domain-containing protein, with amino-acid sequence MTCASLESAMLRWVHAPNKGMRRIAILMFNDCSLQGAGVVAEVFQAANEMASSGSGGWLYDVSFLSADGGMVTSSSALRVWTDGLDARHYGGFDALYVAGGKGAFAAASDERLIAWLRRVRRNTGMIRPIAEGRALLDAAYVPDSKDSKDGADLNGQPMQARQPEQGADAGDRLESMRSALAMIKRDLGSATARTVAERLLADSCSNLAPLLGEDGGLSPGDKVRAAARWLQENCQQAISIADAAQFAAMSERNFLRRFKMEMGITPSSFLLHERLAVTCSLLTESELPVDKIARRTGMGNGDRLAKVFRKRMRISPTEFRIQSRRLVGE